From Methanomassiliicoccales archaeon:
CGTCTCTGATAACTGTTCAACGGATGAAACACCGCAGGTCGCGGAATGGGCAAAACAATTCGGATCTTTCCGATACCACCGTCAGGAAAAGAATATCGGAGGGGGACCAAACTTCTATTACTGCTCAAACCAACTGGCCACTGGAGAGTATTGTTGGCTCATAGGGGACGACGATTTTGTCAGGAAGGGGGCCATCACACGGATCGTTAGAATAATGAAAGACCATCCTGATGTCGATCTCTTCTTCACCAATCTGATGCATATAGACATAAATGAATTGAGCAAGTTCAAAGAACCGGTCAGCAGTGCCCATTTCCCTGATGATCTGAGACGGGATGGCAAGAACGAAAGGGAACAGATGCTTGATTCGTTTGATCAGCTGGTCGATCCCAAGATATCGAAGGTGGGCTTGTGCGCGGTCCAGACCTCGATATTCAGGAGGGGTCTGTGGGTGGAAGAGTCCAAGCACGTGACGACCTCAGAGTCCGACTTTAGCAATGTACATACCACCTATCCGCATGCGGTGATATTAGCCCGCACCATGAGAAACAGGAAGGTATTCTATGTAGGCGATCCCCTGCTCGTTGTGGGCGATGGGGCACGGGATTGGGAGAAAGAGTTCCCTGCGGTCCATATTATTCGGGCAATTGAACTGTTGGATCTCCTCGAGAGCCTCGGTATGAACCCGAAACTGATACATAAGGCCAAAGCCAATATTATCATGGAATATACACCATATATATTGACACTGTCCTTCATAAAAGTGGGTAAAGGATATAAATTCCTCAAGTACAGGGAATCATTGGCGCCCTACCTCGGATATAAGGAGTTCTGGCTATCATTCCTTCTTTTACCGATCTATCGGTTGCGCTATCTTATTTGAGGACCCCGGAAATCTCTGGCAGGACCGCCGCATATTTTGTTTGTCGGCCTCGACCGGCCAATTGAAGCAATGAATACGATATTTCGATCGTTGGAAAGAGACCTCGATACTGACGACCGGTTCACTTCTTACCGGTCAGTTCCTCGGACACATATCCGCCCATCTTCCTTACGTTCACAAGGTCGAGCATGTAACGGATGTCGTCCTTTTTCATCTCACCAGATGCGAAGAGACAGCCCCAGAAGACGACATATGAGACCCCGAACATTGCGATGAGCACGTACCATTGCTGTACAGCAAGCCCAACGCTCAGGATACCCAGTAGGGCGGTGGTTATGGCGAATACCACCGCATATAGCCCCATTCTTCGCTCGATTCTTGTCCCTGTGAGCTTGAGGACCGCGATTCTCGTTAGGATGAAGCCGACCAGCATCGAGATCAGATAGGCCAGGGATGCCCCCACGTAGGAAAGGCCTGGCAGATGTATGCCGAAGATCTCATTCGGTACAAGAAGAAACAGGCCGATCACGAAAGCGAAGAAATATATGACCGTGATCCTGAAGGAAACGTCCGGGCGGTTGACCGCCAGTATCTGGGAGGTGGCCGCGGCATTGAATATGTTCAACAAAGTGGCCAATGCCAACCATCTGAGGGAATCGCCCGCCAAGAACCATTCCTGGCCATACAGTAGGGAGGTCAAGTTCCCAGGGTATATCAGCAAGAACGCCACCATGGGGAAAGAGATCATCGCCACAAATCTTTCTGCCTGGACGGTGGTTCGACGGATGTCTTCCATCATTCCCTTCGAGAAATACTTGGAGAAGGTTGGGAACGTCAGTTGGCTGATCGCCAACCCTACCCCGCTGATTATCAGTATGAGCGCGAATCCCGACGAGTAGTATGCGACCTCGGTGTTGCCCCAAAAGGCTCTGATGAAGATCTTGTCGATGCTGTATGCCAGGGTTGTTATCACCATACTTACGATGAGGGGCAGGGCGAATCGGAGATAAGGCCGGAACAGGGTCGGCTTGGTCCAATGATATTCACCGGACCATATCAGTGCCAATGCCATAGAGAATACCGCTATTCCGGCCAGTGCATAGGAGATAGCGATTTCAAACTCGTTCCCTTTGAAGAGACAGACAATGATGATAATCGGCACCCTAATGACCGGATCGATGAGGAGGATCAACTGCGACTTGACCGCCTCGGTCCTTGCGGTAAACGTGATTGTTGCGATCAGGGAAAGATCGCACAGAACCTGATAGAGAACGAAGAGCGAGATGATCTCCAAATATTCCACGGTATAATTTGCGTTTCCGAAGACCATCATGACCAAGAGCAAAAAGGCGATAAGCGCCACCATTATGGTCGTCAAGATGACCTTGACCATGACGAATGTACTTACGCAATCATCGATGTCGCCACCCTCGGATATCTTTTTGATATGCGCACTGGAGAACCCCAGATCAGAGACCGCGTTTATCGCCGCGATGAGAGCCAAAATCCACGTGATGTCTCCGTAGATTTCCGTCCCTAGATACCTGGTGATGAAGAAGAGCCCGATGAACCCAAGGATCGAGGATACTATTGTGGTAGCGAATACCAACGTGGACTTTCTACCAATCAATTCTCTCCGACGGCGATTCCATTGTCTCTATTAATAGTTGTCCAGAATCAGGCAACTCTTTAACGGTCTGGCCCACTGCAAGTTTCAGATTGAGCTCGCATCTGATGATTGTTCTCATTACATCTCTTATTCATCTCTTTTGCTCTTCTCAGAGACGGTGGGTAGATGATTCTTATCAGGAATGGCTTTGAGATCCTGACAACCATTTTATTAAAAAGGCAATCAAGTAATATATTAATATCCAAAGTTCATTGGTTTGAAAGTGAACCATGCTCCTGGCACGGTAAATTCTGCAGATCTAGATGTGCCCATGGTCTCAATCATAATCCCAACATTCAATAGGAAAAAGGAGCTCCTCAGGCTCCTCGGGTCTATCGCCAAACTTGATTATCCGGTCTCCCGGCTTGATGTCATCGTGGTGGACGATCATTCCCAGGATGGGACGATGGAGGAGGTCAAGGTAACTTTTCCTAATGTGCGAACCTATCGACATGACAAAGAGCGTTGGGTATCCGCTGCAAGGAACACTGGGATCTCGAACGCCAATGGTGACTATCTCCTTTTCATTGATGATGATAATGTCATGGACCCGGAGTGTGTCAAGAATCTCATCTCAACCTTTGAGAACCCGGACAATGGAAAGGTTGGCCTCAGCGGGCCATTAATGTATTATCTGAAAAAGCCCGAAACGATTTGGTGCGCTGGAATCAGAAGGAATATGCTGACCTCCCAAACGACCTTTATCGGCAGGAATGAATTGGACGAGGGTCAATTCACCTCCACAACGGAGTCGGACGACTTTCCCAATTGCTTCATGATCTCCCGCGAGTCGTTTGCAGCCGCCGGACCATTCGACCATGTGAATTTTCCCATAAGCTATGAGGAATCTGATATCGCCCGCCGAATCAACAGGGCCGGTTTCAGGATCCTCTTTAATCCAGCCGCCAAAGTATGGCATGATATTGAACCACCCATGCCCGGCCAGGGCCGAAACCGGCTGTTCCATTTGGGAGGTCCCTTACGAGCATACTATATGGCCCGGAACCGTATCATTTTCCACCGCAAGTACTCCAATAGGAAGCACTTCGCCATTTTCGTTATTAGCTTCCTTTGGCTGTTCACCGTATTCTATTTGAGAATCATTTTGCTGAATTCAGACAAACGGGCAGGAGAAAGAATTCGTATCGCCTCAGGATATTTGAGAGGAGTAGTTGACGGCTTATCCAACCGGGTCGAAACGCCCCTCTGAGCGGGTGAAATACCGCCGAACCTGCAGTCACGACGAATTTGGATGAAACAAGAACAATGTGAATGGTCAATTTCGACAATGGGTCGCCGAACATATCTTCATTCTGAGCGTTTCTTATTCCTCCAGATGTCCAGAAGAATTTCCTCGAACGGGTAAAGGGTTTTCTCAAGCACGTGGAACACTCTACCCGCCTCAGGTTTCAGGATCGATATGGACTTCATTCGCCGGTAAATAGAAATGGCGCTCAAATTCGGCCTGACCTTGATGCCGTCGAAACGGTACGTGGCATCGTATAGGGTGAAACGATATTGGATTCCTCCAAGTAAAGCGAGGTTGTAATCAGACTCTGGACCCAGCCACAGAAAGACCCCTTTCTTGACGTGTCCATAATTATGGTTCTGGTGTATGACCATGTATCCATTTGTACCGTCGATTACCTTGATGCCTTTGTCCCGGGCATTGTATATCATCCAGTTGTCCCAACCAGCCCTTCCGACCAGGAACGCTGGCAACGCATTTAGGGTGCCTTTGCGGAAAACGAAATAGTCCATACCATCCACGTCATGAAGCTTTCCCGCCGTTGCGGTCATGCCTCGGAGTTCTTCCTCGTACTTTCCGGAGAAGTCGATCTCAGTGGTCAGGTCCAGATCCATCCGCTGCCCGACCAATAGGAATCTTTCATCGTTTATCCTGCCTACCCCTGCGGGAAAATCGTTCAGGAAAATTATGTCCGTGTTAGAATAGCAGAGGATATCGTTCTTGGCCATCCCTTGGACCTGGGAGAAGATCCCATCGAGATAGGGGGTTCCGAACTCGTTCTTCCTGATCTCGGAAATATGGATCGCCCCAACCTCTTCCGCCACTTCCGCTATACCCGCCTCGTCACCGAAGATGATGATCTCGCAGTGCGGGATGAGCTTTCTCCAGCTGCGCAAAGCATTCCGCTGGATTACACCATTATGCCCTTCAAATGGTTTCGGGATCGTGAAGAATGTGATCATTTCTCAAGGGGTAGAAATCCTGTATCCATTTAGTAGTTGTCCTGCCCAAACTAGCAGTGAGGGTTGACAAGATCTCCCTGCAGATCCCGATGCTCCCGATACCAATCGATGGTCTCCTTCAGACCGGTCTCGAAATCGGTCTTGGCCTTAAACCCGAACGCTTTCTCCG
This genomic window contains:
- a CDS encoding glycosyltransferase family 2 protein, coding for MNHAPGTVNSADLDVPMVSIIIPTFNRKKELLRLLGSIAKLDYPVSRLDVIVVDDHSQDGTMEEVKVTFPNVRTYRHDKERWVSAARNTGISNANGDYLLFIDDDNVMDPECVKNLISTFENPDNGKVGLSGPLMYYLKKPETIWCAGIRRNMLTSQTTFIGRNELDEGQFTSTTESDDFPNCFMISRESFAAAGPFDHVNFPISYEESDIARRINRAGFRILFNPAAKVWHDIEPPMPGQGRNRLFHLGGPLRAYYMARNRIIFHRKYSNRKHFAIFVISFLWLFTVFYLRIILLNSDKRAGERIRIASGYLRGVVDGLSNRVETPL
- a CDS encoding glycosyltransferase, with translation VSDNCSTDETPQVAEWAKQFGSFRYHRQEKNIGGGPNFYYCSNQLATGEYCWLIGDDDFVRKGAITRIVRIMKDHPDVDLFFTNLMHIDINELSKFKEPVSSAHFPDDLRRDGKNEREQMLDSFDQLVDPKISKVGLCAVQTSIFRRGLWVEESKHVTTSESDFSNVHTTYPHAVILARTMRNRKVFYVGDPLLVVGDGARDWEKEFPAVHIIRAIELLDLLESLGMNPKLIHKAKANIIMEYTPYILTLSFIKVGKGYKFLKYRESLAPYLGYKEFWLSFLLLPIYRLRYLI
- a CDS encoding oligosaccharide flippase family protein, whose product is MIGRKSTLVFATTIVSSILGFIGLFFITRYLGTEIYGDITWILALIAAINAVSDLGFSSAHIKKISEGGDIDDCVSTFVMVKVILTTIMVALIAFLLLVMMVFGNANYTVEYLEIISLFVLYQVLCDLSLIATITFTARTEAVKSQLILLIDPVIRVPIIIIVCLFKGNEFEIAISYALAGIAVFSMALALIWSGEYHWTKPTLFRPYLRFALPLIVSMVITTLAYSIDKIFIRAFWGNTEVAYYSSGFALILIISGVGLAISQLTFPTFSKYFSKGMMEDIRRTTVQAERFVAMISFPMVAFLLIYPGNLTSLLYGQEWFLAGDSLRWLALATLLNIFNAAATSQILAVNRPDVSFRITVIYFFAFVIGLFLLVPNEIFGIHLPGLSYVGASLAYLISMLVGFILTRIAVLKLTGTRIERRMGLYAVVFAITTALLGILSVGLAVQQWYVLIAMFGVSYVVFWGCLFASGEMKKDDIRYMLDLVNVRKMGGYVSEELTGKK